A single window of Pontibacillus chungwhensis DNA harbors:
- the mdh gene encoding malate dehydrogenase — MAIQRRKVSVIGAGFTGATTALMIAQKELADVVLVDVPDMEKPTQGKALDMLEASPVQGFDADIKGTSNYEDTAGSDLVIITAGIARKPGMSRDDLVATNSKIMKTVTKEIVRHSPETTILVLTNPVDAMTYSVFKESGFPKHRVIGQSGVLDTARFRTFIAQELNLSVKDITGFVLGGHGDDMVPLIRYSYAGGIPLEKLISSERLEEIVERTRKGGGEIVGLLGNGSAYYAPAASLTEMAEAILKDQRRVLPAIAYLEGEYGYKDIYLGVPTILGGNGIEEIIELDLTEDERTQLDKSADSVKKVMEVVQ, encoded by the coding sequence ATGGCCATTCAAAGAAGAAAAGTATCCGTTATTGGCGCTGGCTTCACTGGAGCAACAACAGCACTTATGATTGCGCAAAAAGAGCTTGCGGATGTAGTGCTTGTTGATGTGCCCGATATGGAAAAACCAACTCAAGGAAAAGCGCTGGATATGCTTGAGGCTAGCCCTGTGCAAGGTTTTGATGCAGACATTAAAGGGACATCGAACTATGAAGATACAGCTGGCTCTGATCTTGTGATCATTACCGCTGGAATCGCTCGTAAACCAGGAATGAGTCGTGACGACTTAGTCGCTACGAACTCAAAAATCATGAAGACTGTTACAAAGGAAATCGTTCGCCATTCTCCGGAAACGACGATTCTTGTGTTAACAAACCCTGTTGATGCTATGACCTATTCAGTCTTTAAAGAATCTGGTTTCCCGAAACATCGTGTCATCGGCCAAAGTGGCGTGTTAGACACAGCTCGTTTCCGTACTTTCATTGCTCAAGAACTAAACTTATCTGTTAAAGATATTACAGGTTTTGTACTTGGTGGGCACGGAGATGATATGGTACCACTTATTCGCTATTCCTATGCAGGTGGAATTCCACTTGAGAAGCTTATATCTTCAGAACGTCTAGAAGAAATTGTGGAACGTACTCGTAAAGGCGGCGGCGAAATCGTAGGCTTACTTGGTAATGGTAGTGCTTACTATGCTCCTGCTGCTTCCTTAACGGAAATGGCTGAGGCGATCTTGAAAGATCAGCGTCGTGTTTTACCTGCCATTGCTTATTTAGAAGGAGAGTACGGATACAAAGATATTTATCTTGGCGTACCAACCATCCTAGGTGGAAATGGTATTGAAGAAATTATTGAGCTTGACCTAACAGAGGATGAAAGAACTCAGTTAGATAAATCTGCTGACTCTGTTAAAAAAGTTATGGAAGTAGTACAATAA